One Periplaneta americana isolate PAMFEO1 chromosome 8, P.americana_PAMFEO1_priV1, whole genome shotgun sequence genomic region harbors:
- the LOC138705017 gene encoding uncharacterized protein: protein MATGGGPPVIVEDIDPTVAQISPHIMVHIPEAIDSDMLESELEVMFAEEVQLATKPSEDVPPSTACPANSVEAETETAEMATPTASIEAAAPRVQTRKHRNVVFKDQSAALLQLEIKKTKLELETAEIMLRVAKKKEQLIDIELAKAQRLT from the exons ATGGCTACAGGGGGTGGCCCACCAGTAATTGTGGAGGACATTGATCCAACTGTGGCCCAAATATCACCGCATATAATGGTCCACATTCCGGAAGCTATTGACTCCGATATGCTGGAGAGTGAACTAGAAG TTATGTTCGCAGAGGAAGTACAACTCGCAACAAAGCCTTCCGAGGACGTACCTCCTTCCACTGCTTGTCCAGCCAACTCGGTTGAAGCTGAAACTGAAACAGCAGAGATGGCAACTCCAACAGCATCAATAGAAGCAGCAGCACCAAGGGTTCAAACAAGAAAGCACAGAAATGTAGTTTTCAAGGATCAAAGCGCTGCATTATTGCAGTTAgaaataaagaagacaaaattagAACTGGAAACTGCAGAAATTATGTTGCGTGTGGCCAAGAAGAAAGAACAGCTGATAGATATTGAGCTAGCTAAAGCTCAAAGGTTGACATAG